GACGCGCGCCGGCGCGCGCTCGGCGACCGCGACGCGGAACTCCTCTTCCGCGCGGCGGCGCTGGCCTTCCAGGCCACCGGCCAGCCGGACTACCTCGCCGACATGCGCCGCGATTTCGCCGAATTGCAGCGCCGCCACCGCATCGACCGCCCACACGCCAGCGACTTCTACGACGCGCTGCTCATTGCGCATCGCGACGACGAGGCCCGCGCATTGCTCGCCGCCCATCCCGCAATCAAACGCAACCCGCCGCCGTTGATGCGTTCCTTCAGCCGCATCCGCAACGGCCAGCCCAGCCTGTGGGTCGCCACGCCGGGCACGCGCAAGCGCGAGCTGGTGCGCTTCCGCTTCAATATCCGCGCCCCGGCGCAGGTGATCGTGCTGGCCTCGACCGGCTGCCATTTTGCCGCGAACGCCGCGCGCGACATCGAGGCTGACCCGCTGCTGCGCGATCTGTTCCGCGAGTACGGGCAATGGGTGGCGCCGCCCAGCGAGGTCACCGCCTTCGATGCCGTGCGCGAATGGAACGAAGCGCACCCTGCGCTGCGGCTCGGCATCGCCTACGACAACGCCGCCTTGCCGATGGTCGAGCGCTTCGAGACTCCGGCGTTCTACTTCCTCGATCACGGCACTGTCGTCGACACCGTGGTCGGCTGGCCGCCCGGCGGCAACCTCGACGCGATCCGGCGCGGCTTGCGCAAGATCGATCTGCTGCGTTGACGCAGCCTCCACGGAGAACCCCCATGCCCCGCCACGACACCGCCTTCCTGTTCGACCTCGACGGCACCCTGATCGACAGCGTCTACCAGCACGTGCTGGCGTGGAAGGAGGCGCTGGACCGGGAAGGCGTGGAACTGTCGGTGTGGCGCATCCACCGCAAGATAGGTATGAGCGGCGGGCTGTTCGCCAACATCCTGCTGCGCGAGACCGGGCTGGAGATCACCGCGGACCGCCTCGACCGCCTGCGCCAATGGCATGCCGAGGCGTTCAACCGGCAGCACGCGCAGGGCTCGGTGCGGCCGCTGCCCGGCGCGCGCGAACTGCTGGCCTACCTCGACGAGCAGAATATCCCGTGGGCGATCGCCACCAGCGGACGGATGGAAACCGCCGCGCCCAACCTGGAGGCGCTCGGCGTCGACCCGGCGAAGGTGCCGGTGGTGACGCGCGACCAGGTGCGCCACGCCAAGCCCGACCCGGACCTGTTCCTCGCCGCCGCCGCACGGCTGGGCGTGGACATCCAGCAGTCGCTGGTGATCGGCGACAGCGTGTGGGACATGCTCGCCGCGCAGCGTGCCCGCGCGCTCGGCGTGGGCCTGCTGTCCGGCGGCTACGGCCACGCCGAGCTGCAGCAGTCCGGCGCGTTCCGCGTGTACGACGACCCGGCCGACCTGCTGCGGCACATCGACGAGGTGGCGGCGCGCGACTGAGCCGCCGCCACCCTCGCTGAACCGCGCTGCCGCGCATCATGAAAAATTAATCATCCATGCGCGCACCCGCAGTAGGCTCGTGATCAATCGCCCACGGAGCCTTCCATGCGCCGCCTCGTCGCCAGCCTGCCGCTCGCCCTGCTGCTCGCCGCGTGTTCGCCCTCGCCGGCACCACCGCAATCCGGCACCACCAGCCAGCCGGCACCGACGAACGCCGCACTCGGTTCCCCGGAATGGTATGCGTGGGTCGATCGGTCGCTGAACATCAGCGACGACGGCCACGGCCCGGATCGCGGTTCGGACGAATGGAACCGGGCGGTGCAGAACAAGCTGGGCCAGGAGGCGCCGCAGTCGAAACCCGGTTCGCCGGAATGGCAGCAGTCGGTGGACGCGCTGCTGCGCACGCGCCTGCCGCCGTCGTCGTGACGCGCGGGTTCAGCCCGGCGCCAGCAGCGCGTCCAGGTCGCCTTCGTCGAAGCTGAGCTTCTCGCGGCTGCCGCCGCCTTCGAGCACGGCGGCGGCCAGTTCGGCCTTGCGTTCCTTCAGCTCCTCGATGCGCTCTTCCACCGTGCCCGAGGTGATCAGGCGGAACACGAACACCGGCTTGTCCTGGCCGATGCGGTGCGCGCGGTCGCTGGCCTGCGCCTCGGCGGCGGGGTTCCACCACGGGTCGTAGTGAATCACGGTGTCGGCCGCGGTGAGGTTGAGTCCGACGCCACCGGCTTTCAGCGACAGCAGGAACAGCGGCACCTCGCCGTTCTGGAAGCGCTGCACCGGCTCGGCGCGGTCGCGGGTGTCGCCGGTGAGCGTGACGTAGCGGATGCGCCGGCGATCCAGCTCGGCTGCGATCAGTTTCAGCATGCCGGTGAACTGCGAGAACAGCAGCACCTTGCGGCCCTCGTCGAGCAGCGCCGGCAGCATGTCCATCAGCAGTTCGAACTTGGCCGATTCATGCACGCCGCGCGCGGCTTCCAGTTTCACCAGGCGCGGGTCGCAGCAGACCTGGCGCAGCTTCAGCAGCGCGTCCAGCACCACGATGCCGGAGTGCGCGATGCCGCGCTGCGCGATCACCTCGCGCAGTTCCTCCGCCAGCGACAGGCGCAGGCCTTCGTAGAGTTCGCGCTGACGTCCTTCCAGCACCACGCGGCGGGTGATCTCGGTCTTCGGCGGCAATTCCTTCGCCACCTGTGCCTTGGTCCGGCGCAGGATGAACGGCGCCAGGCGCAGGTTCAGCCGCTGCTGGCATTCCTCGTCGTGCTGCTTCTCGATCGGCACGCGGTAGTAGCGGCGGAACGCGCCCTCGTCGCCGAGCAGGCCGGGCACGGCCAGGTCGATCTGCGACCACAGCTCGCCCAGATGGTTTTCCAGCGGCGTGCCGGTGAGGCAGACGTAGCGCAGCGTACGCAAGCTGAGCAGCGCGCGGCGCGCCTGCGTGCGCGGGTTCTTCACCTGCTGCGCCTCGTCCAGCACGATCAGCGCGAACGGCTGTTTTCTCAAGGTGACCACATCACGCGGCAACAGCGCATAGCTGGTGAGCACGATGTCCTGCGCGCCGAGCTGGGCAAATTCCTCGGCGCGCTGCGGGCCGTGCAGCGTCAGTACGTGCAGCATCGGCGCAAAGCGCGCGATCTCCGACTGCCAGTTCGGGATCAGGCTGGTCGGCACCACGATCAGCGCGGGCTGGGTCAGCGCGCCGCCCTGCTTCAGCGACAGCAGATGGGTGATCAGCTGCAGCGTCTTGCCCAGGCCCATGTCATCGGCCAGGACGCCGCCGACGCCGGCTTCGGCCAGCGCGTTGAGCCAGCGCAGGCCTTCACGCTGGTACGGCCGCAGCTCGACGGTGAGTCCCTCGGGCACCGCGTCGCTGGCGCGTTCGGCGGCGTCGCGCAGGCGCGCGGCGAAGCCGAGCAGCGGCTCCGCCGCCTCCAGCGTGCTGCCGCCGGGCATCGCCGCGACGAGTTCTTCCAGGCGACCAGCCTGCACGCGTGGCAGATGGAGTTTCTTGCGCGGCTTCTCCAGGTATTCGGCCAGCGGCGCCAGCAGCCCGCGCAGTTCCTTCAGGCGCACCGGCACGCGCCGGCGCGCATCGACCGGCGCGTACCACACCGCGTCTTCCGGCTCGTTCGGCGCCGGGCTGAGGTTCAACTGATGCTCGGCCAGCGCCTGCGCCACCGCGGGCAGCAGGTTGTGCCGCTGGCCGTCCAGTTCGATGCCGATTTCCAGGTCGAACGCATGGTCGTCGGCGTCTTCCACGGCCTGGCCGTACCAGCGCACCGGGCCTTCCAGCACTTCGAACGGAAAGCTCGGCGCGTATTCGACCTGAAAATTTTCCGCCTCGAGCTTGGGCCGCAACGCCAGCCAGCGCGCCGGCGTGTTGACCTCCAGCGCGCCCGCGTAACCGGTGCCGGGAAACAGCCAGGCGTCGTCGGGCAGGGTTTCGGCCACGTCCCACGGCAGGCCTTCGGTATCGACGCCCGGGGTGAGCCCGGCGCGTTCGAGCTGCTCCATCGCGCTGAGTTCCTCGGCGCGGCGGCGGATGATCTCGACCAACTGGCCGTTGCGCACGCGCCGCACCAGCGGCTCGCCGCCGCGGCCGGGCAGGCGTTCGCCCGCGTAATCGAAGGCGAGCCGCGCGTAGCCGAGCGGCGGCGTACCGGCGGCCAGCCGGGCGTGCCGGGTCAGCGCGTGCAGGGTCAACACCGGCTTTGGCGCCAATTCCGAACGGCGCACCTCGCCGAACACCATCGGCAACGGCACCCGCGTGGCCAGCCGGCTGCCCGCCAGGCGGTTGCGCAGGCGACGGCCGTGCTCGTGTTTCAGCGGCGGCAATTCCAGCCAGCGGGTTTCCTCGGTCGCGGCATCGAAACGGCCCACGGTGGCGCGCTCGGCATCGAGGTACCACAGCCCGTCGATGCGCAGCAGGCGCTGGCTATGCGGCAGCACCGGTAACAGGCGCTGGCTGCCGTCCGCTTCCATCTGCCAGTGCCAGTTGAGCTGGTGCGATTTGCCGCGCGACAGCCGCAGGCCGGCCAGGCCGCCGAGGAAGCACGGCGCGGTGTCCAGGACCTCGGCCAGCAAGGTGTCGCCGACGTGGCCGCCGAGGCGCGCATAGCTGCGGCCCTTGCGCACGCTCTGCGGCAATCCCAGCATGGTCGCGGCCAGGCGCTGCTCATGCGGCTGCAGCGACGACTGCGCCAGATGCCGGCTGTCCAGCGGCGCCGGTCGCGCGTAGCGGCCATGCTCGACCACCGCCAGCAGCACCGGCGCCACGTCCAGTCGGGCGAACGCGGCGCCTTCTTCCGGCATCACTTCCAGAAAGAAACCGAGCACGCCGTGATCGTCGGTCACGGCCGGCTTCGGCGCAGCCAGCAACCGCCGCCATGCCTGCGGCAGGGCTTCGTCCTCGCCGGGCGGCGTGGGGGCGGCTTGCTGTTTTTCGTCCGGTTGCTGCATGCGCATGCGGTCCGTTGCGACGACCAAAACATTGAGCTTAGCAGCGCAGGGGCAGGATGCGACTGTCGAAAGCGCAGCCGGATCGCAGCGACCCGGATGCGCAACGAATGGTTCAGGCGGTACCGAACAGGCCTTGCGGATATTCCGGCTTCTGCTCGCGCGCCATCAGCGCCTTGAGCCCTTCCACGGGAGTGACCTCGCCGTGCAGCACGGCGCGCACGCCGGCACTGATCGGCAGGTCCAGGCCATGCTTGTCGGCCAGCCGCGCCACCTCATCGGCGGTGAGGATGCTTTCCACCACCTGGCCGATCCGGCGCACCGCGTCGTCGATCGCCACACCCTGGCCCAGGGCGAGGCCGAGCCGGCGGTTGCGCGAAAGGTCGCCGGTGCAGGTGAGCACCAGGTCGCCGAGACCGGACAGGCCGATCAGCGTTTCCGGCCGCGCGCCCAGCGCCATGCCCAGGCGCAGCATCTCGTTCATGCCGCGGGTGATC
This window of the Rhodanobacter soli genome carries:
- a CDS encoding HAD family hydrolase; the encoded protein is MPRHDTAFLFDLDGTLIDSVYQHVLAWKEALDREGVELSVWRIHRKIGMSGGLFANILLRETGLEITADRLDRLRQWHAEAFNRQHAQGSVRPLPGARELLAYLDEQNIPWAIATSGRMETAAPNLEALGVDPAKVPVVTRDQVRHAKPDPDLFLAAAARLGVDIQQSLVIGDSVWDMLAAQRARALGVGLLSGGYGHAELQQSGAFRVYDDPADLLRHIDEVAARD
- a CDS encoding DEAD/DEAH box helicase translates to MQQPDEKQQAAPTPPGEDEALPQAWRRLLAAPKPAVTDDHGVLGFFLEVMPEEGAAFARLDVAPVLLAVVEHGRYARPAPLDSRHLAQSSLQPHEQRLAATMLGLPQSVRKGRSYARLGGHVGDTLLAEVLDTAPCFLGGLAGLRLSRGKSHQLNWHWQMEADGSQRLLPVLPHSQRLLRIDGLWYLDAERATVGRFDAATEETRWLELPPLKHEHGRRLRNRLAGSRLATRVPLPMVFGEVRRSELAPKPVLTLHALTRHARLAAGTPPLGYARLAFDYAGERLPGRGGEPLVRRVRNGQLVEIIRRRAEELSAMEQLERAGLTPGVDTEGLPWDVAETLPDDAWLFPGTGYAGALEVNTPARWLALRPKLEAENFQVEYAPSFPFEVLEGPVRWYGQAVEDADDHAFDLEIGIELDGQRHNLLPAVAQALAEHQLNLSPAPNEPEDAVWYAPVDARRRVPVRLKELRGLLAPLAEYLEKPRKKLHLPRVQAGRLEELVAAMPGGSTLEAAEPLLGFAARLRDAAERASDAVPEGLTVELRPYQREGLRWLNALAEAGVGGVLADDMGLGKTLQLITHLLSLKQGGALTQPALIVVPTSLIPNWQSEIARFAPMLHVLTLHGPQRAEEFAQLGAQDIVLTSYALLPRDVVTLRKQPFALIVLDEAQQVKNPRTQARRALLSLRTLRYVCLTGTPLENHLGELWSQIDLAVPGLLGDEGAFRRYYRVPIEKQHDEECQQRLNLRLAPFILRRTKAQVAKELPPKTEITRRVVLEGRQRELYEGLRLSLAEELREVIAQRGIAHSGIVVLDALLKLRQVCCDPRLVKLEAARGVHESAKFELLMDMLPALLDEGRKVLLFSQFTGMLKLIAAELDRRRIRYVTLTGDTRDRAEPVQRFQNGEVPLFLLSLKAGGVGLNLTAADTVIHYDPWWNPAAEAQASDRAHRIGQDKPVFVFRLITSGTVEERIEELKERKAELAAAVLEGGGSREKLSFDEGDLDALLAPG